Proteins from a single region of Echeneis naucrates chromosome 2, fEcheNa1.1, whole genome shotgun sequence:
- the dph3 gene encoding diphthamide biosynthesis protein 3, translating to MSVFHDEIEIEDFEYDEDTETFSFPCPCGDRFAITKEDLENGEDVATCPSCSLIVKVIYDKDLYVSGEIVQTPSSSESRLQLVQS from the exons ATGTCGGTTTTTCACGACGAAATCGAGATCGAAGACTTTGAGTATGACGAGGACACGGAGACGTTTTCCTTCCCCTGTCCCTGCGGGGACAGATTCGCCATCACGAAG GAGGACCTGGAGAACGGGGAGGACGTGGCGACATGTCCCAGCTGTTCCCTCATCGTTAAGGTCATCTATGATAAG gactTGTATGTCTCTGGAGAAATCGTCCAAACTCCGTCGTCTTCAGAATCCAGACTACAACTGGTCCAGTCCTGA
- the LOC115055552 gene encoding putative claudin-24, translating to MDSSLCALELLGVFFSAGAWICSLATTLMSTWLTLSTELLPTESYELGLWGTCVVQDLGGLECRPYDSLLGLPPDIKLARILMCVTLAAGLLGLVLAVPGIHLVNSCPGRWDDLRFKRALKMSGGSLNLVAGILGLIPVSYIAHLTVVRFFDESVPDVLPRWEFGDALFCGWTAGVLHLAGGTLLLSSCLCLQKDNSETPVPRSLGESGHPVIRTRSEYV from the coding sequence ATGGACTCGAGTCTTTGTGCTCTGGAGCTGCTGGGGGTCTTCTTCTCGGCGGGGGCTTGGATCTGCTCTCTGGCAACGACCCTGATGTCCACCTGGCTCACTCTGTCCACCGAGCTCCTCCCCACCGAGAGCTACGAGCTGGGGCTGTGGGGGACCTGCGTGGTCCAGGACCTGGGCGGTCTGGAGTGCCGGCCCTACGACAGCCTGCTGGGTCTGCCTCCCGACATCAAACTGGCCAGGATCCTGATGTGCGTCACTCTGGCAGCCGGACTGCTCGGACTGGTCCTGGCCGTCCCGGGGATCCACCTAGTCAACAGCTGCCCCGGCCGGTGGGACGACCTCCGGTTCAAGAGGGCCCTGAAGATGTCCGGGGGGTCTCTGAACCTGGTGGCCGGGATACTGGGGCTCATCCCTGTCTCGTACATCGCCCACCTGACGGTTGTCCGGTTCTTCGATGAGTCTGTCCCGGACGTGCTCCCCCGCTGGGAGTTCGGGGACGCGCTGTTCTGCGGCTGGACGGCCGGAGTCCTTCACCTGGCGGGGGggactctgctgctctcttcctgtctgtgtctgcagaagGACAACTCGGAGACCCCGGTCCCCAGGTCCTTGGGCGAGTCGGGCCACCCCGTCATCAGGACCAGATCCGAGTACGTCTGA